Below is a genomic region from Sphingobacteriales bacterium.
GGAACAGTATGGGATAAAAAACTGAATGAAGCATTGGTGGGGGTTAATGTTTATATTCAGGGATCTTCTACCGGATCGGCTACCGACCTGAACGGAAATTATACAATTAATAATGTAAAGCCCGGGACATATAATCTGGTAGCTTCTTACATTTCATATAAAACACAAATTATTGAAAAAGTGATTGTTAAGCCTCAACAAACCACTATTGTTAACATCACTTTAGAGGAAGATGCCATTGTCATTAAAGACATTGTTATTTCTGCTGTGCGTGTCTCACAGAGTGAAGTAAATGTAATCAATGCCATCAAAAACAGCGACAATGTGGTTAGTGGGGTAAGCGGGCAGACCATAAGCAAAACCATGGACAGAGATGCATCAGAAGTATTGAAACGCGTACCTGGTATAACTATTATGAACGGTAGATTTATCATGATCAGGGGATTAAGCGAAAGATTTAACAGTGTTTGGTTGAATGGGGCTGCCACTCCCAGCTCTGAAGTGGATGTTAAAGCATTTTCATTTGACCTGATTCCCAGTGGAATGATTGACAATATCCTTGTATTTAAAACACCTTCTGCTGAGTTACCCTCTGATTTTGCAGGCGGAAGTATTCAGGTGTTTACACGGAATGTCCCCGAAAGTAACAACATATCTGTTTCATTTTCACAATCTTACAGGACAAACACAACATTTAAACGTTTTGTCAGGCATGAAGGTGGAAAATATGACTGGTTGGGATTTGATGATGGAACAAGGGGATTGCCTGATAATTTTCCTTCAGCAGAAGATTTCATCAAGATTGCAAATTCATCAAATATCACAGACAGGGAAAAAGTACTTGAGGTGAGCAAAAATCTGAATAAAAACTGGACGACCCATACGATTACTGCCATTCCCGATCAACGTTTTTCTTTCGGATTTAGCCGCAGGTTCAACATTAAAAAAAGTACTCTTGGCAATATAACATCCCTCAACTACACCAATACCTTTACAAACCATGAAATTTACAGAGCTGATTATCAAAACTATGACACTGTATTGGATAAAAGTGTTTTGTATTATTATAACAATGATACACAGTTTACAAACAACATAAAGCTGGGTTTTCTTCACAACTGGTCAATTGTCATAGGTGAAGGCCTTAACATTGACTTCAGAAACCTTTTTAATCAGATTTCCTATACCAGAACAATATTAAGAAACGGTTATGAAAATTATGGTGGAAATTATATCATGGCGAATGAGTTCAGATTTTTAAGCCGAACCATTTACAGCGGACAGTTGGCTGGCAGGTATAAATTCAGGAATCAGCTTACCGAGTTCAACTGGGTAGCCGGTTATTCCTTTTCCAACAGAAATGAACCTGATATTAAAAGATTATCATTCAATAAAATAACAGAAGACCCGAGCGATCCACATTATGAGAAATATGCTCTTCAATTCTTTTTTGCTGCCTCCCCGGAAAAAGTGGGAAGAGTATTTATCCGTTTGAAGGAGAATGTCTATGTGGGTTCTTTTAACCTGAAACACAATCTTGTTTTTTCAGAAACTTTTAATGCAGAATTAAAAACAGGCTTTTATCTCGAAAGTAAAGACAGAACTTTCAGCACAAGAAATATTGGATATAAAGTTTCAAATCTGTTTTATTTCAATCAGGAATTGCCTTTTTTACCGATAGAAGAAATTTTTAACAATAAAAACATAAACGATTCAGATGGAATTGTACTGGATGAAAAAACAAATGCATCCGATTCATACACAGCAAAAAACAAACTGATAGCCGGTTACCTGAATATTAAAATTCCTTTAAGGGAAAAGTTAAACATAAATGCAGGTGTGAGAATAGAAAGAAATATACAGGAACTTCACAGTTTCCGGACAGATAACCCGACCATCCCCGTAAATGTTATGTTGGATAGCATCAACATATATCCTTCCGTAAATCTGTCTTACAACCTTAACCATAATCGACTTTTCCGGATTGCCTATGGAATGACTGTCAACCGTCCTGAATTCAGGGAAATTGCACCTTACCTCTTTTATGACTTTGAAAACAAAGCAGGCATACGGGGGAATCCGATGATTGTAAATACTTACATTCATAATTATGATTTCAGATACGAAATTTATCCATCTCCGAAAGAAATGATTAGTGCGGGCATTTTTTACAAAAACTTTATTAATCCGATAGAAGTTTATGTTGTCCCGTCAGGTTCAGGAGCTGAATATACCTTTCGTAATACGAAAAGCGCCTATAGTTACGGAATAGAGCTGGACATTAAAAAATCACTTGAAACATTATCAAAAC
It encodes:
- a CDS encoding TonB-dependent receptor; translation: MKIKQFAILIVVLITSYTDLYSQTGTIKGTVWDKKLNEALVGVNVYIQGSSTGSATDLNGNYTINNVKPGTYNLVASYISYKTQIIEKVIVKPQQTTIVNITLEEDAIVIKDIVISAVRVSQSEVNVINAIKNSDNVVSGVSGQTISKTMDRDASEVLKRVPGITIMNGRFIMIRGLSERFNSVWLNGAATPSSEVDVKAFSFDLIPSGMIDNILVFKTPSAELPSDFAGGSIQVFTRNVPESNNISVSFSQSYRTNTTFKRFVRHEGGKYDWLGFDDGTRGLPDNFPSAEDFIKIANSSNITDREKVLEVSKNLNKNWTTHTITAIPDQRFSFGFSRRFNIKKSTLGNITSLNYTNTFTNHEIYRADYQNYDTVLDKSVLYYYNNDTQFTNNIKLGFLHNWSIVIGEGLNIDFRNLFNQISYTRTILRNGYENYGGNYIMANEFRFLSRTIYSGQLAGRYKFRNQLTEFNWVAGYSFSNRNEPDIKRLSFNKITEDPSDPHYEKYALQFFFAASPEKVGRVFIRLKENVYVGSFNLKHNLVFSETFNAELKTGFYLESKDRTFSTRNIGYKVSNLFYFNQELPFLPIEEIFNNKNINDSDGIVLDEKTNASDSYTAKNKLIAGYLNIKIPLREKLNINAGVRIERNIQELHSFRTDNPTIPVNVMLDSINIYPSVNLSYNLNHNRLFRIAYGMTVNRPEFREIAPYLFYDFENKAGIRGNPMIVNTYIHNYDFRYEIYPSPKEMISAGIFYKNFINPIEVYVVPSGSGAEYTFRNTKSAYSYGIELDIKKSLETLSKRSDWLSGFKDFSVIFNGSLIKSMIKFAENELESDRAMQGQSPYILNTGIFYQNDSFNFNVSILYNIIGKRIIYAGDPYSQAPDVYEMPHHNLDLIISKKLGKNLQVKLGVQDLLNQEIVYKQTIHFNKDNNGDGKGDGIVSRDEIRLNYFPGRYFTLSLDLKL